One segment of Ricinus communis isolate WT05 ecotype wild-type chromosome 8, ASM1957865v1, whole genome shotgun sequence DNA contains the following:
- the LOC8282329 gene encoding 26.5 kDa heat shock protein, mitochondrial isoform X1 yields MAFARLALRSLSQRVSSSASSLVGHGVIERSVGDGVQSQRWNRELLKRFMATASGEASDGKEVAVSERDNKKSKLFSKKKGKRGLWRRNGGEFVPQLYEFFPSGLGNALLQATENINRLFENLNLSPSNLMRRLKEKEECYKLRYEVPGVTKEDLKITVDDGVLTIKGEHKEEEEEEGSDDEHWSMRSYGYYNTSVLLPDDAKADEIKAELKNGVLHITIPRTEQPKKDVKEVQIH; encoded by the exons ATGGCTTTCGCACGTTTGGCTTTGAGGAGTTTATCACAAAGGGTTAGCTCCTCTGCTTCTTCTTTGGTGGGTCATGGTGTTATTGAAAGGAGTGTCGGTGATGGTGTGCAAAGCCAAAGATGGAATCGAGAATTGTTGAAGAGGTTTATGGCAACAGCTTCTGGTGAGGCATCAGACGGGAAAGAAGTTGCTGTAAGTGAACGTGATAACAAGAAGTCTAAGCTGTTTTCTAAGAAGAAAGGGAAGAGAGGTCTTTGGAGGAGGAACGGTGGAGAATTTGTTCCACAACTCTATG AGTTCTTCCCTTCAGGGCTAGGAAATGCCCTCTTGCAAGCAACTGAAAACATCAACAGGCTATTTGAAAACCTGAATTTGTCACCATCAAACCTGATGAGAAGattgaaagagaaagaggaaTGCTACAAGCTGCGATACGAGGTGCCAGGAGTAACAAAAGAGGACCTGAAGATCACCGTTGATGATGGGGTTTTAACAATAAAAGGAGAGCAcaaggaagaggaagaagaagaaggatcaGATGATGAGCACTGGTCAATGAGGAGCTATGGATACTATAACACAAGTGTTCTGCTTCCTGATGATGCTAAAGCTGATGAAATTAAGGCTGAGTTGAAGAATGGTGTTCTTCATATTACCATTCCAAGAACTGAACAGCCTAAAAAGGATGTGAAGGAGGTTCAAATCCACtga
- the LOC8282329 gene encoding 26.5 kDa heat shock protein, mitochondrial isoform X2, translated as MAFARLALRSLSQRVSSSASSLVGHGVIERSVGDGVQSQRWNRELLKRFMATASGEASDGKEVAVSERDNKKSKLFSKKKGKRGLWRRNGGEFVPQLYGLGNALLQATENINRLFENLNLSPSNLMRRLKEKEECYKLRYEVPGVTKEDLKITVDDGVLTIKGEHKEEEEEEGSDDEHWSMRSYGYYNTSVLLPDDAKADEIKAELKNGVLHITIPRTEQPKKDVKEVQIH; from the exons ATGGCTTTCGCACGTTTGGCTTTGAGGAGTTTATCACAAAGGGTTAGCTCCTCTGCTTCTTCTTTGGTGGGTCATGGTGTTATTGAAAGGAGTGTCGGTGATGGTGTGCAAAGCCAAAGATGGAATCGAGAATTGTTGAAGAGGTTTATGGCAACAGCTTCTGGTGAGGCATCAGACGGGAAAGAAGTTGCTGTAAGTGAACGTGATAACAAGAAGTCTAAGCTGTTTTCTAAGAAGAAAGGGAAGAGAGGTCTTTGGAGGAGGAACGGTGGAGAATTTGTTCCACAACTCTATG GGCTAGGAAATGCCCTCTTGCAAGCAACTGAAAACATCAACAGGCTATTTGAAAACCTGAATTTGTCACCATCAAACCTGATGAGAAGattgaaagagaaagaggaaTGCTACAAGCTGCGATACGAGGTGCCAGGAGTAACAAAAGAGGACCTGAAGATCACCGTTGATGATGGGGTTTTAACAATAAAAGGAGAGCAcaaggaagaggaagaagaagaaggatcaGATGATGAGCACTGGTCAATGAGGAGCTATGGATACTATAACACAAGTGTTCTGCTTCCTGATGATGCTAAAGCTGATGAAATTAAGGCTGAGTTGAAGAATGGTGTTCTTCATATTACCATTCCAAGAACTGAACAGCCTAAAAAGGATGTGAAGGAGGTTCAAATCCACtga
- the LOC8282330 gene encoding EPIDERMAL PATTERNING FACTOR-like protein 5 — translation MAPSRTYPFGLKLKVTVILAFIFCLTIPLLNSDAQGLPFSRNSEINLQQRKMVLGSKPPGCVNKCFSCRPCMATLVVPSHQKKSFPHKALPRHDDDDGDGYYLLSWKCKCGDKLFQP, via the exons ATGGCTCCATCAAGAACTTACCCATTTGGGCTGAAACTGAAAGTTACAGTAATTTTGGCTTTCATCTTCTGTCTCACAATTCCACTACTAAATTCag ATGCTCAAGGCTTGCCATTTTCAAGAAACAGTGAGATCAATCTGCAGCAAAGAAAAATGGTGTTAGGTTCAAAGCCTCCAGGTTGCGTAAACAAGTGCTTCAGTTGCAGACCTTGCATGGCCACTTTAGTAGTTCCTTCTcatcaaaagaaaagtttCCCTCATAAAGCACTGCCTCGtcatgatgatgatgatggtgatgGCTACTATCTTCTTTCATGGAAGTGTAAATGTGGAGATAAGCTCTTTCAACCTTGA
- the LOC8282331 gene encoding uncharacterized protein LOC8282331, giving the protein MTILFPAATAGSATTFPKSNFVSPASITPLSVPINIHRPFLAPRLRLGRLHAALSPQPPNSQPDPPPPEDDRKGIAATFTRFQDRVQIFFAVLFWMSLFFWASAWDGRNRGGSRPNKGSRFRR; this is encoded by the exons ATGACCATTCTTTTTCCGGCGGCAACTGCCGGCAGCGCAACCACATTCCCTAAATCAAATTTCGTAAGTCCAGCGTCTATAACTCCTCTCTCCGTCCCAATTAATATCCACCGTCCATTCCTAGCGCCGCGATTACGCCTCGGCCGTCTTCACGCTGCGTTATCTCCTCAACCGCCCAACTCTCAGCCCGACCCACCGCCTCCCGAAGATGACCGCAAAG GGATTGCTGCAACTTTCACTAGATTTCAGGACCGGGTTCAGATCTTTTTTGCTGTTCTTTTCTGGATGTCTCTATTCTTTTGGGCTTCTGCATGGGATGGAAGGAATAGAGGCGGTAGTAGACCAAATAAAGGATCTCGATTTAGAAGATGA
- the LOC8282332 gene encoding aspartate, glycine, lysine and serine-rich protein — protein sequence MLLRSSSTPILNSWLPHSKESSPEPEFQALKRTKSISLTGSFRSQPSFDDKKVTTQTLQETNLQKIKNASHGRPPQSKKQQCKKDSDDEIKKEAIVPSSRIQRMFSSSGLGGRVANDDDDDDDEKEEGRGLQTLVVGGGSGSGGGGGVCGGSGGRRSDGGESNGGSEFYGNESTDAYYQKMISADPGNALLLGNYAKFLKEVKGDFAKAEEFCGRAILANPSDGNVLSVYADLIWQKEKDAERAESYFDQAVKTAPEDCFVLASYARFLWDAEEEEEDEYESEDCPHETKSPSGFFNGLPLAAAS from the exons ATGCTCTTAAGGAGTTCTTCAACACCAATCTTGAATTCATGGCTTCCACACTCTAAAGAATCATCACCAGAGCCAGAATTCCAGGCTCTTAAAAGAACCAAATCAATCTCCTTAACTGGCTCCTTTCGTTCTCAACCTTCCTTTGACGACAAGAAAGTCACTACCCAAACTCTGCAAGagacaaatctccaaaaaatCAAGAATGCATCACATGGAAGACCACCTCAAAGCAAGAAACAACAATGTAAGAAAGACAGTGATgatgaaataaagaaagaagcaaTAGTACCCAGTTCAAGAATTCAGAGAATGTTTTCAAGTTCAGGGTTGGGGGGGAGAGTGGcgaatgatgatgatgatgatgatgatgaaaagGAGGAGGGGCGTGGGTTGCAGACTCTAGTGGTTGGTGGTGGATCGGGGAGTGGAGGAGGTGGTGGTGTTTGTGGTGGTAGTGGAGGGAGAAGATCGGATGGTGGAGAAAGTAATGGTGGATCAGAGTTTTATGGGAATGAAAGCACTGATGCTTATTATCAGAAAATGATTTCAGCAGATCCCGGGAATGCACTTCTACTTGGAAACTATGCTAAGTTTTTGAAAGAG GTTAAAGGAGATTTCGCTAAAGCAGAGGAGTTCTGTGGAAGAGCAATCTTGGCAAATCCAAGTGATGGAAATGTTTTGTCAGTTTATGCTGATTTAATATGGCAAAAAGAGAAGGATGCTGAAAGAGCTGAGAGTTATTTTGATCAAGCTGTCAAAACTGCACCTGAAGACTG CTTTGTTTTAGCTTCATATGCTAGGTTTCTTTGGGAtgctgaagaagaagaagaagatgaatatGAAAGTGAAGATTGCCCACATGAAACTAAATCTCCATCAGGTTTCTTCAATGGCCTTCCTTTAGCTGCAGCCTCCTAG
- the LOC8282333 gene encoding G-type lectin S-receptor-like serine/threonine-protein kinase SD2-5: MGLFQFRFLILSLCLFLVFKTGISGTQFIGHISPGFQATHMDWIDKEGLFLLSNNSVFGFGFYTALDARSFLLVVIHMKSAKVVWTANRGLLVSDSDQFVFGKNGNVYLQRGDGIAWSTNTEGQRVTSMELMDSGNLVLLGDNGGILWQSFSHPTDTLLPGQEFVEGMKLKSFQNKNGLNNYLEIKYGDLVLYAGYIPPQVYWSLANDSRKTNNSVNGKVHSLSLVSNSWNFYDVNRVLLWQFIFFESSDPNATWAVKLGSDGAIEFYNLQKGRSVAPEATKIPQNSCGIPEPCDRYYVCYFDNWCQCPPPLKSEFDCKPPVASTCNGSKNSVELFYVGEKLDYFAVGFVKPLLKSNLNSCKEACLDNCSCIVLFFEESTGRCFLFDQLGSFTRIQAGSPGYVSYMKVSTSKQNSKSGSNGGREALLIAVIIIATVFVIAGFIYLGVWYNRRKHRFLEFPQDNLEEDNFWDSLSGMPARYSFSDLCTATKNFSMKVGQGGFGSVYLGMLPDGAQLAVKKLEGIGQGKKEFRAEVSIIGSVHHVHLVKLKGFCAEGAHRLLVYEFMEKGSLDKWIFKNNEESSSLDWNTRFNIAIGMAKGLAYLHEECEVKIVHCDIKPENVLLDDNFTAKVSDFGLAKLMNREDSLVYTTVRGTRGYLAPEWITNNPISEKSDVYSYGMVLLEIIGGRKNYDSSENSEKSHFPSYSFKMLEEGRLKEIIDPKLDVNESDERVVTSIKVALWCIQEEMQLRPSMGKVVQMLEGLCDVPDLPISCPSAHRSVLSFLKLNSKESSSLGFNDSSSNAFQSDIRLSGPR, translated from the coding sequence ATGGGTTTGTTTCAATTTAGATTCCTGATCTTGAGTTTGTGCCTATTCCTTGTATTCAAAACCGGTATTTCTGGTACTCAATTTATAGGGCATATCAGTCCTGGTTTTCAAGCAACTCATATGGATTGGATAGATAAAGAAGGGTTATTTTTGCTGTCCAACAATTCAGTTTTTGGATTTGGCTTCTATACAGCCCTTGATGCTCGATCTTTTTTGCTAGTTGTTATCCACATGAAAAGTGCCAAAGTTGTTTGGACGGCTAATAGGGGTTTATTGGTCAGTGATTCCGATCAATTTGTATTTGGGAAAAATGGGAATGTTTATTTGCAACGCGGAGATGGTATAGCTTGGTCTACAAATACAGAAGGGCAAAGAGTTACTTCTATGGAACTGATGGACTCAGGCAATTTGGTGTTGCTTGGAGATAATGGAGGTATTCTTTGGCAGAGTTTCAGCCACCCCACTGATACGCTTTTGCCTGGGCAGGAGTTTGTAGAAGGAATGAAACTCAAAagttttcaaaataagaatgGCTTGAATAATTATCTAGAAATTAAGTATGGTGATTTGGTCTTGTATGCAGGATATATACCTCCACAAGTATATTGGTCATTGGCAAATGATAGCAGGAAAACCAATAACAGTGTTAATGGAAAGGTTCACTCTTTGTCTCTGGTGTCAAATTCATGGAATTTTTATGATGTAAATAGAGTCTTACTTTGGCAgttcatattttttgaaagtTCAGATCCAAATGCGACATGGGCTGTCAAATTAGGCTCTGATGGAGCAATTGAATTTTACAATCTTCAGAAAGGAAGGTCAGTTGCCCCTGAGGCAACTAAGATACCACAAAATTCATGTGGCATTCCAGAGCCATGTGATCGATACTATGTGTGCTATTTTGACAATTGGTGCCAATGCCCTCCACCACTCAAATCTGAGTTTGACTGCAAACCTCCAGTAGCCTCAACCTGCAATGGCTCCAAGAATTCAGTTGAGCTTTTCTATGTTGGTGAGAAGCTTGATTATTTTGCTGTTGGGTTTGTTAAACCTTTGCTGAAATCCAATTTGAATTCTTGTAAAGAAGCTTGTCTAGACAATTGCTCTTGCATTGTGCTGTTCTTTGAGGAAAGTACTGGAAGGTGCTTTCTGTTTGATCAGCTGGGGAGCTTCACTCGCATCCAGGCAGGCTCTCCGGGTTATGTTTCATATATGAAGGTGTCGACAAGCaagcaaaattcaaaaagtGGTAGTAATGGAGGGAGGGAGGCCCTATTGATTGCCGTCATTATCATTGCAACAGTATTTGTTATTGctggttttatttatttgggaGTCTGGTATAATcgcagaaaacatagattctTGGAATTTCCTCAGGATAACTTGGAAGAGGATAATTTCTGGGACAGTCTTTCGGGGATGCCTGCCCGTTATAGCTTTAGTGATCTTTGTACAGCAACTAAAAACTTCTCCATGAAGGTTGGCCAAGGAGGGTTTGGCTCAGTCTACCTAGGTATGCTGCCAGATGGTGCCCAGTTGGCTGTCAAAAAATTGGAAGGCATTGGACAAGGAAAAAAGGAATTTAGAGCTGAAGTAAGTATCATCGGGAGCGTCCATCACGTCCATCTGGTCAAGCTTAAAGGCTTCTGTGCTGAAGGGGCTCACCGCCTTCTTGTTTACGAGTTCATGGAGAAAGGGTCTTTAGATAAATGGATCttcaaaaataatgaagaaagtTCCTCATTAGATTGGAATACAAGATTCAATATTGCAATAGGAATGGCAAAAGGTTTGGCTTATCTCCATGAGGAGTGTGAGGTGAAGATTGTCCACTGTGATATAAAACCTGAAAATGTCCTTCTTGATGATAATTTCACTGCTAAAGTTTCAGATTTTGGTTTGGCAAAACTAATGAATAGGGAAGACAGCCTTGTGTATACTACAGTGAGGGGTACAAGGGGGTATCTTGCACCAGAATGGATCACCAATAATCCCATATCAGAGAAGAGTGATGTGTATAGCTACGGTATGGTCTTGCTGGAGATCATTGGAGGCAGGAAGAATTATGattcatcagaaaattcagAGAAATCACATTTTCCTTCTTATTCCTTCAAGATGTTGGAAGAAGGAAGACTAAAAGAAATCATTGATCCAAAGTTGGATGTAAATGAGAGTGATGAGAGGGTTGTTACCTCAATCAAAGTTGCATTATGGTGCATACAAGAAGAGATGCAATTGAGACCGTCGATGGGTAAAGTGGTTCAAATGCTTGAAGGTCTTTGTGATGTCCCTGACCTTCCAATTTCATGTCCATCAGCGCATCGGTCTGTCTTAAGTTTTTTGAAATTGAACAGCAAAGAAAGCTCCTCTTTAGGCTTTAATGATAGCAGCAGTAATGCATTTCAGTCTGATATTCGATTATCAGGGCCAAGATGA